A genomic stretch from Corynebacterium kutscheri includes:
- a CDS encoding LLM class flavin-dependent oxidoreductase — protein sequence MQFGIFTIGDLTPDPTTGRVLSEHERIKNTVELAKKAEEVGLDVFATGQHHNPPFIAPANPPILLAHLAAQTENILFSTATTLITTTDPVRIAEDYAYAQHLADGRLDLMMGRGNTGAVYPWFGADIRNGLSLAIENYHLLRTLWREKNVNWKGEFRTPLQQFTATPRPLDDIPPFVWHGSIRSPEIAEQAAFYGDGFFHNHIFWNIEHTQQMVQLYRERFEHYGHGSADQAIVGLGGQVFVAETEKKAKDFFRPYFDNAPVYGHGPSLEEFERMTPLTVGTPEQVIERYLSYADAVGDYQRQLFLVDHAGLPQEVVLEQIEILGKEIVPVLRKEFEARRPAHVPSDPPTHGSLKAAGPDSLHHKIRPAEEIVKED from the coding sequence ATGCAATTCGGAATATTTACTATCGGTGACCTTACCCCAGACCCTACGACCGGTCGCGTTCTTAGTGAACATGAGCGTATTAAAAACACGGTAGAGCTGGCCAAGAAGGCAGAAGAAGTTGGACTAGATGTCTTTGCTACGGGTCAGCATCACAACCCACCATTTATTGCTCCGGCAAACCCACCCATCCTATTAGCGCACTTAGCTGCACAAACCGAGAATATCTTGTTCTCGACAGCTACGACGCTTATTACCACCACTGACCCAGTGCGGATAGCCGAAGATTATGCCTATGCACAGCACTTAGCAGATGGCCGTCTGGATCTTATGATGGGGCGCGGTAATACTGGTGCCGTATATCCGTGGTTCGGTGCAGATATTCGTAATGGATTATCGTTAGCCATTGAGAATTATCATTTATTACGTACTTTATGGCGTGAGAAGAATGTGAATTGGAAAGGAGAGTTTCGTACTCCACTACAGCAATTTACTGCTACTCCGCGTCCACTTGATGATATTCCTCCGTTTGTTTGGCATGGATCAATTCGTTCACCAGAAATTGCCGAGCAGGCTGCCTTTTATGGCGATGGTTTCTTCCATAACCATATCTTCTGGAATATTGAGCACACTCAGCAAATGGTACAGCTTTATCGTGAACGCTTTGAGCACTATGGCCATGGCAGCGCAGATCAAGCGATTGTCGGTTTAGGCGGTCAAGTTTTTGTTGCTGAAACAGAGAAAAAGGCGAAGGACTTCTTTAGGCCATATTTCGATAACGCGCCGGTATATGGACATGGGCCGTCATTAGAAGAGTTTGAACGTATGACTCCATTAACTGTCGGTACCCCGGAACAAGTTATTGAGCGTTATCTTAGCTACGCAGATGCAGTCGGTGACTACCAGCGTCAGCTATTTCTGGTTGATCATGCTGGTTTGCCGCAGGAAGTGGTCCTAGAACAGATCGAAATTTTAGGTAAAGAAATCGTTCCAGTTTTACGCAAGGAGTTTGAGGCTCGTCGTCCAGCGCATGTACCAAGCGATCCACCAACTCACGGTAGTCTGAAAGCCGCTGGACCGGATTCGTTACATCATAAGATTCGTCCTGCTGAAGAAATTGTGAAGGAAGACTAA
- the trmD gene encoding tRNA (guanosine(37)-N1)-methyltransferase TrmD, which yields MRIDVVTIFPEYLDPLRYALLGKAIEKNILSIGVHDLRLWATDVHKSVDDTPFGGGPGMVMKPTVWGPALDDVAAGGGVVAQSHQLGSAQEHRNQLRHDELNGAEFSGYEVALDVQEQEDAELPLLIVPTPAGTPFSQVDAQAWSREKHIVFACGRYEGIDQRVIEDAKNRYRVREVSIGDYVLIGGEVAVLVIAEAVVRLIPGVLGNKCSHEQDSFSDGLLEGPSYTKPRQWRGLLVPDVLTSGNHGLVEKWRREQSLLRTKQRRPELLDALDLSEEDKKVVQ from the coding sequence ATGCGCATTGATGTAGTAACTATTTTTCCTGAGTATTTGGATCCTTTGCGTTATGCGCTACTAGGAAAAGCGATTGAGAAAAATATTCTTTCGATCGGTGTTCACGACCTGCGGTTATGGGCAACAGATGTGCATAAATCTGTTGATGATACTCCTTTTGGTGGTGGGCCGGGAATGGTGATGAAGCCTACTGTATGGGGTCCAGCGCTTGATGATGTGGCTGCTGGTGGTGGAGTAGTAGCGCAGTCACACCAGTTAGGTAGTGCACAAGAACATCGTAATCAATTGCGTCATGACGAACTGAATGGTGCTGAGTTTTCCGGTTATGAAGTAGCTCTTGATGTTCAGGAACAAGAAGATGCAGAGCTGCCTTTATTGATTGTTCCTACCCCTGCTGGAACACCATTTAGTCAAGTGGATGCGCAGGCATGGAGTAGAGAAAAACATATTGTTTTTGCGTGCGGACGATATGAAGGTATTGATCAGCGGGTTATTGAGGATGCGAAAAATCGGTATCGGGTTCGTGAGGTTTCTATTGGCGATTATGTGCTTATCGGTGGCGAAGTTGCAGTGCTGGTCATTGCTGAGGCTGTGGTGCGATTAATTCCTGGGGTATTAGGCAATAAATGTTCGCATGAACAAGATAGTTTTTCTGATGGTCTGTTGGAAGGGCCTAGTTATACCAAGCCGCGTCAGTGGCGGGGGTTATTGGTGCCTGATGTTTTAACAAGCGGTAATCATGGCTTGGTTGAAAAATGGCGTCGTGAGCAGTCACTACTGCGTACAAAACAGCGTCGCCCGGAATTGTTGGATGCTCTTGATCTTAGTGAAGAAGATAAAAAGGTAGTGCAATGA
- the rimM gene encoding ribosome maturation factor RimM (Essential for efficient processing of 16S rRNA) — protein MELMIGRVIKSHGIKGEVSVEVTTDEPEIRFALGEVLTGKQGTKQHSLTIASTRYHQNRMLIKFEEVSDRTTADTLRGTQFFAAPLEKAEDEEGFYDHELEGLKVINLHDHNQEIGVVTGVIHGPAGEILEVELYDRGQGSKDVLIPFVHAIVPEVDLETGTCMITPPDGLLEL, from the coding sequence ATGGAGTTAATGATTGGTCGGGTAATTAAATCCCATGGGATAAAAGGCGAAGTATCGGTAGAGGTTACTACCGACGAGCCAGAAATTCGTTTTGCACTTGGTGAAGTACTCACCGGAAAGCAAGGGACAAAACAACATAGTCTTACTATTGCTTCGACGCGCTATCACCAGAATCGGATGTTGATTAAGTTCGAGGAAGTCTCAGATCGAACCACCGCCGATACCTTGCGCGGCACCCAATTTTTTGCTGCTCCACTAGAAAAAGCTGAGGATGAAGAAGGCTTTTATGATCATGAGCTAGAAGGTCTCAAAGTGATCAATTTACATGATCACAACCAAGAAATTGGTGTGGTTACTGGAGTTATCCATGGGCCAGCAGGTGAGATTTTAGAGGTTGAACTCTATGATCGTGGACAAGGTAGTAAAGACGTACTCATTCCTTTTGTTCATGCGATTGTGCCTGAAGTAGACCTTGAGACTGGTACCTGCATGATTACTCCGCCTGATGGTTTATTGGAGCTTTAA
- a CDS encoding cupin domain-containing protein codes for MAIIDVLSNAPAANPERKVPAVTRLLSGKGANLIAFNFAPGQRLADHKAAHPITVQCLTGTLDFSVAEETIRLHPGMIIHLEKLVVHRVDCPNDAAENNILLLTMLTNE; via the coding sequence ATGGCAATTATCGACGTTCTTAGCAATGCACCAGCAGCCAATCCCGAACGAAAAGTTCCTGCAGTTACCCGCCTACTTTCTGGCAAAGGTGCAAATCTCATTGCCTTCAATTTTGCTCCTGGCCAGCGGTTAGCTGATCATAAAGCAGCACATCCAATTACTGTGCAGTGTCTTACTGGTACCCTAGATTTCAGCGTAGCCGAAGAAACCATCCGGCTTCATCCAGGGATGATCATTCACCTTGAAAAGCTTGTGGTGCACCGAGTTGATTGCCCTAATGATGCAGCAGAAAACAATATTTTGTTACTAACAATGCTCACTAATGAGTGA
- the rpsP gene encoding 30S ribosomal protein S16: MAVKIKLQRLGKIRTPHYRIVVADARTRRDGKVIENIGIYEPKQDPSVIKIDSERAQYWLGVGAQPTEPVLALLKVTGDWQKFKGLEGAEGTLKVAEPKPSKLELFNQALAEANEGPTAEAVTEKKRKAKADAAAKAAAEAEKTAEEAPAEESAE; encoded by the coding sequence ATGGCTGTAAAGATCAAGCTCCAGCGTTTGGGTAAGATCCGTACCCCGCACTATCGCATCGTTGTTGCTGACGCTCGTACTCGTCGCGATGGCAAGGTTATTGAAAACATTGGCATTTATGAGCCAAAGCAGGATCCTTCTGTTATCAAGATTGATTCTGAGCGTGCTCAGTACTGGCTAGGTGTTGGTGCACAGCCAACCGAGCCTGTTCTTGCTTTGCTGAAGGTAACTGGTGATTGGCAGAAGTTCAAGGGGCTTGAAGGCGCTGAGGGTACGTTGAAGGTTGCTGAGCCTAAGCCAAGCAAACTTGAGCTATTCAACCAGGCTCTTGCTGAGGCTAATGAAGGTCCTACCGCTGAAGCTGTAACTGAGAAGAAGCGCAAGGCTAAGGCAGATGCTGCCGCTAAGGCTGCTGCCGAGGCAGAGAAGACTGCTGAAGAGGCTCCTGCTGAGGAATCTGCAGAGTAA
- a CDS encoding acyltransferase family protein: MTTLNDRSVSSCVPSSIPHYRFDLDGLRGLAIALVVIFHVYVGRVSGGVDVFLLLSGYFFLGSQLRYAAKQKANLNPWWPLWRTIRRLVPALIITLGGTTVLIHYFTPELKSIEFFRQIQASLLYYQNLELTWQNADYAVADATTSALQHLWSMSVQGQFYLCAIVFTTVITLLHRLTHKKLNSTVSGSIIALVSFGSFFYAARYGIWSPPENYYNLLSRLWEFGLGALAAIYANQLFIKNKTIAALLSCIGLIMIMSTGLLILDTAAFPGPLTLLPITGALLVIIGGTTANQISSILSSGSCQFMGTIAYSLYLWHWPLLIIATSYFGDTLSQTVLGTIVIAVSVILAYATYKLIEQPLMQKGHRPSRYESGFREGVANFATTYSAKAASIAGVFITLIGYSLYTQLPQFSARVQAANEINLNDDTHYPGVMAWYGQPATINVAPQPDPSLIGSVYPKAGADGCIVGRNENYDVFRTTGHHGKDCSYGDTSSETVVILAGGSHAEQWLEPLHELGLKHNFKIIPLLRQECPIISGIPGTLSTTCLRWSELAIHKIVELQPAVVISTSTRPSGAHGLGLDTVPEGYAQFWQRLFWNEIPFLGLRDNPWTFNSDGDPFNLSLCLISSSPSESCSIPRDSFYSTYDPAQKYAALYLNMTFVDTADWFCTKESCPAIIGNIVVYRDQNHISNAFAASTAPLIWRHLRPFITTANTVSNMDKY; the protein is encoded by the coding sequence ATGACTACCCTTAACGATCGTTCTGTTTCTTCGTGCGTACCATCTTCTATCCCACACTATCGCTTCGATTTAGATGGGTTACGTGGTTTAGCAATCGCATTAGTTGTTATCTTCCATGTTTATGTAGGACGAGTCTCTGGTGGTGTTGACGTATTTCTTTTACTATCTGGATATTTTTTCTTAGGCTCACAACTTCGCTACGCAGCAAAACAAAAGGCGAATCTTAACCCTTGGTGGCCATTATGGCGTACTATTCGCCGACTAGTACCAGCACTGATCATTACTCTCGGTGGCACTACCGTATTGATTCATTACTTCACCCCTGAGCTAAAAAGCATAGAGTTTTTCCGCCAAATTCAAGCTAGTCTGCTTTACTACCAAAATTTGGAACTCACCTGGCAAAATGCCGATTATGCAGTAGCAGATGCCACCACTAGCGCCCTGCAACATTTATGGTCGATGTCGGTACAAGGGCAGTTTTATCTTTGCGCTATTGTTTTTACCACCGTTATTACCCTGCTACACCGATTAACACATAAAAAACTCAACTCAACAGTATCTGGTTCAATTATTGCCCTAGTTAGCTTTGGCAGCTTCTTTTATGCAGCGCGTTATGGAATCTGGTCACCGCCCGAAAACTATTACAATCTATTATCCCGGCTCTGGGAATTTGGACTAGGAGCACTTGCTGCAATCTATGCCAACCAGTTGTTTATAAAAAATAAAACGATTGCAGCCCTTCTTAGCTGTATCGGCCTCATAATGATTATGAGCACCGGTTTGCTTATTCTCGACACCGCAGCTTTTCCGGGACCACTAACCCTACTGCCTATTACTGGCGCGCTATTAGTTATCATCGGCGGTACTACTGCTAACCAAATTAGTTCTATATTGTCATCAGGTTCCTGCCAATTTATGGGCACTATTGCTTATAGCCTCTATTTATGGCATTGGCCGCTACTTATTATTGCTACCAGTTACTTCGGTGATACTTTATCTCAAACGGTACTGGGTACCATCGTCATAGCAGTCTCGGTCATTTTAGCTTATGCAACCTATAAGCTCATCGAGCAACCACTGATGCAAAAAGGTCATCGACCTAGTCGCTATGAATCTGGTTTTAGAGAAGGAGTAGCTAATTTTGCCACTACTTATTCTGCCAAAGCCGCCAGTATCGCCGGTGTATTCATCACCCTTATTGGTTATTCCTTATATACCCAACTACCCCAATTTTCTGCGCGCGTACAAGCCGCCAATGAAATCAATCTTAACGACGATACACATTATCCAGGGGTCATGGCATGGTATGGGCAGCCAGCAACTATAAATGTTGCGCCGCAACCTGATCCTAGCCTTATCGGTAGCGTATATCCTAAAGCTGGTGCCGATGGCTGCATAGTAGGACGCAATGAAAATTATGATGTATTCCGCACAACCGGTCACCATGGTAAAGACTGTTCCTATGGCGATACTAGTTCCGAAACTGTAGTAATACTTGCTGGTGGTTCACATGCGGAGCAGTGGCTTGAACCACTACATGAGTTAGGGCTAAAACATAATTTCAAAATCATTCCTTTGCTGCGCCAAGAATGTCCCATTATCAGTGGAATTCCTGGAACGCTCAGCACTACGTGCCTGCGTTGGAGTGAATTAGCCATCCACAAAATCGTCGAATTGCAACCGGCGGTAGTTATCTCCACGTCGACTCGTCCTAGCGGTGCCCATGGATTAGGTCTCGATACCGTACCAGAGGGATACGCTCAATTTTGGCAACGGTTGTTTTGGAACGAAATTCCATTTTTAGGCTTACGTGATAATCCATGGACTTTTAATTCTGATGGAGATCCTTTCAACCTCAGCTTATGTTTGATATCTTCTAGTCCTTCCGAATCCTGTTCTATCCCGCGTGATTCTTTCTATTCCACATATGATCCAGCGCAGAAATACGCTGCTCTATATCTGAATATGACCTTTGTGGATACCGCAGATTGGTTCTGTACCAAAGAATCCTGTCCTGCGATTATTGGAAATATAGTAGTTTATCGGGATCAAAACCATATTTCTAATGCATTTGCTGCCTCTACAGCACCTCTTATTTGGCGTCATCTTCGTCCTTTTATTACTACCGCTAACACAGTGAGCAATATGGACAAATACTAA
- the ffh gene encoding signal recognition particle protein codes for MFESLSDRLGSVLSGLSSKGKVTEADVNAVTREIRLALLEADVSLPVVRTFVARIKERALGTLVSKALNPSQQVIKIVDEELTNILGGQTRRLNLAKNPPTVIMLAGLQGAGKTTLAGKLAKYLAEKGHTPMLVACDLQRPGAVSQLQIVGERAGVVTFAPDPGTSIDSLEHEMGTSHGDPVDVARRGIEEAKRTHHDVVIVDTAGRLGIDEELMNQARSIRDAINPDEVLFVIDAMIGQDAVNTAEAFRDGVDFTGVVLTKLDGDARGGAALSIREVTGKPIMFASTGEKLEDFDAFHPDRMASRILGMGDVLSLIEQAEKSLDQEQAMETAAKLQSGELTLEDFLNQMLMIRRMGPIGNLLKMLPGGKQMSQMADMVDEKQLDRIQAIIRGMTPQERQNPKILNASRRKRIANGSGVSVAEVNQLIERFNDAKKMMGQMAGQFGMGGSGSATKKKPKGRKGKNGKRKPVKQRRGGMPGAMPGMPNMAELQKLQQQMENQGGMPGLGGMKMPKGFENIDLNNLDFGQGKK; via the coding sequence GTGTTTGAATCACTGTCAGATCGTCTAGGCTCAGTTCTTTCTGGTCTCAGTTCTAAAGGTAAGGTCACCGAGGCTGACGTTAATGCCGTTACCCGTGAAATTCGCCTGGCACTTTTAGAAGCAGACGTTTCTTTGCCAGTGGTTCGTACCTTTGTCGCGCGAATCAAAGAGCGTGCATTAGGCACGTTAGTTTCTAAAGCGCTTAATCCTTCGCAACAGGTTATTAAAATCGTTGATGAAGAACTCACCAATATTTTGGGTGGGCAGACCCGTCGGCTAAATCTAGCGAAAAACCCACCGACAGTTATTATGTTGGCTGGTTTACAAGGTGCAGGTAAAACCACTTTGGCGGGTAAATTAGCTAAATACCTTGCCGAAAAAGGGCATACTCCCATGTTGGTTGCCTGTGATCTTCAACGCCCAGGGGCTGTGTCACAATTACAAATTGTTGGTGAACGCGCCGGTGTGGTTACTTTCGCACCGGATCCCGGAACCAGCATTGATTCACTAGAACATGAGATGGGAACTTCTCATGGTGATCCAGTAGATGTAGCACGCCGTGGTATTGAAGAAGCCAAGCGTACCCACCATGATGTGGTTATTGTTGATACCGCAGGTCGTCTAGGCATTGACGAAGAATTAATGAATCAGGCACGTAGCATTCGCGATGCTATTAACCCGGATGAAGTTCTTTTTGTTATTGATGCGATGATCGGCCAAGATGCGGTCAATACTGCGGAAGCTTTTCGCGACGGGGTAGATTTCACCGGCGTTGTACTGACAAAACTTGATGGTGACGCCCGTGGTGGTGCAGCATTATCTATTCGCGAAGTAACCGGCAAGCCAATTATGTTTGCCTCTACTGGTGAAAAGCTAGAAGATTTTGATGCCTTCCATCCAGATCGTATGGCTAGCCGTATTTTGGGTATGGGCGATGTGCTTAGCCTTATCGAGCAAGCAGAGAAGTCTCTTGATCAGGAACAAGCTATGGAGACTGCGGCTAAGTTGCAGTCAGGCGAGCTTACCTTAGAAGACTTCTTAAATCAGATGTTGATGATCCGACGTATGGGGCCGATCGGCAACCTTCTAAAAATGTTGCCTGGTGGTAAACAAATGTCGCAGATGGCAGACATGGTTGATGAGAAACAACTCGACCGTATTCAGGCGATTATTCGTGGCATGACCCCACAAGAGCGACAAAATCCAAAGATTCTTAATGCTTCGAGACGCAAGCGCATTGCCAACGGTTCTGGTGTTTCGGTAGCTGAGGTCAATCAACTTATTGAGCGTTTTAATGATGCTAAGAAGATGATGGGGCAAATGGCTGGCCAATTTGGTATGGGTGGTAGCGGATCAGCGACTAAGAAGAAACCAAAAGGGCGAAAAGGTAAAAACGGTAAACGTAAGCCAGTTAAGCAGCGCCGCGGTGGTATGCCAGGTGCCATGCCGGGTATGCCCAACATGGCAGAGCTACAAAAACTGCAACAACAGATGGAAAATCAGGGTGGAATGCCTGGGCTTGGCGGCATGAAGATGCCAAAAGGTTTTGAAAATATTGACCTTAATAACCTTGACTTTGGTCAAGGCAAGAAATAA
- a CDS encoding [protein-PII] uridylyltransferase produces the protein MPASPAQLREQTCTRALKLLETLDLPAGTALVATGSLSCQEMAPYSDLDLILIYELPVATEQIEKLWYPIWDAALRLDYAVRTPSECVDMITADPTAALAMLDMSYIRGDKDLAEKTRKMVLHTWRTEVKKNFNSLVDTAIVRWRRSGSLVTMTRPDLKHGRGGLRDIDLIQALALANLCDRPKLHVQRQLLLDTRTLLHLHARRARDILDPEFAADIALDLGYHDRYALAQALVTAARTIDQELTQALSIARNVLPRRESRLRQIRRPIDVDVVEVNGKISLSKKPDLTDPMLFLRVGAASARTGLPIDEAIWHRLERLPELPEILPAAATADVLGILSSAEHGGRVISHLDNHGLWTRVVPEWAHIRGRMPFEPTHIHTIDQHSLVVVAGCAAQSVTVARPDLLYLAALFHDIGKGYARPHEEVGAEIVDQACRRCGLREQDRRIVVRLVAQHTLASKIIARMDYTSDKALNYYLDALGYDLTTINLMEVLVEADAQATGPGVFSHSLRVGIRSLSRRARQRLTAVKPEPPLLEWPHTTNDVVILHSDDVDKHKGHVYWRGNYLREIVRVLAVIGAKSWNVESAEIVTTPAGVMTHLTASNALGSEFDQMEFVQTYKSGTFSTLPIITGATTATFWQDDIIEVRTADRPGALGVLLSVLPDIYWLRMSNPGATMIVQCRLQPGFVRAQVERDVTKKLASG, from the coding sequence ATGCCTGCATCTCCTGCGCAGCTGCGCGAACAAACGTGTACTAGAGCACTAAAACTTTTAGAAACTCTCGATTTGCCAGCCGGCACTGCCCTTGTTGCTACTGGCAGCCTGAGCTGCCAAGAAATGGCACCATACTCAGATCTTGATTTGATCTTGATTTATGAGCTACCAGTTGCCACTGAACAGATAGAAAAATTGTGGTACCCGATTTGGGATGCCGCACTGCGCCTTGATTATGCGGTGCGTACTCCTAGTGAATGCGTGGACATGATTACCGCTGACCCCACAGCAGCATTAGCCATGCTAGATATGTCCTATATTCGAGGAGATAAAGACCTAGCAGAAAAAACTCGCAAGATGGTTCTGCATACGTGGCGCACTGAGGTAAAGAAAAACTTTAATTCCCTAGTTGATACCGCGATTGTCAGGTGGCGACGTTCTGGATCGCTGGTAACTATGACCCGACCAGATTTAAAACACGGGCGTGGGGGATTACGCGATATTGACCTTATTCAAGCACTCGCACTAGCAAATTTATGTGATCGGCCAAAGCTACATGTACAACGACAATTACTTCTCGATACCCGCACATTATTACATCTGCATGCACGAAGAGCCAGAGATATATTAGATCCAGAATTTGCTGCTGATATTGCGCTCGATTTGGGCTACCACGATCGATATGCGCTTGCACAAGCATTAGTTACTGCTGCACGAACTATTGATCAAGAGCTCACTCAGGCATTATCGATCGCGCGTAATGTGTTACCGCGCCGGGAATCCCGATTGCGTCAAATAAGACGACCAATCGATGTTGATGTGGTTGAGGTAAATGGAAAAATTAGTCTGAGCAAGAAACCAGATTTAACTGATCCGATGTTATTCTTGCGAGTTGGTGCAGCAAGCGCGCGCACGGGTTTGCCTATTGATGAAGCAATTTGGCATCGACTTGAACGGTTACCAGAATTACCCGAGATTTTACCTGCCGCAGCTACTGCAGATGTATTAGGTATTTTAAGCTCCGCTGAACATGGTGGGCGGGTGATTAGCCACTTAGATAACCATGGATTATGGACTCGGGTGGTTCCTGAATGGGCACATATTCGTGGTCGGATGCCTTTCGAACCTACCCATATCCACACTATTGACCAACACAGCTTGGTAGTTGTAGCAGGTTGTGCCGCCCAATCGGTCACCGTTGCCAGACCAGATTTGTTATATCTTGCTGCTCTTTTTCATGACATAGGAAAAGGCTATGCTCGTCCGCATGAAGAAGTAGGCGCGGAGATTGTCGATCAAGCGTGTCGACGTTGTGGTCTTCGTGAACAGGATCGACGCATTGTAGTTCGGTTAGTTGCCCAGCACACTTTGGCATCAAAGATTATTGCGCGCATGGACTACACCAGTGATAAAGCACTTAATTATTATTTAGATGCATTAGGTTATGATCTCACCACGATTAATTTGATGGAAGTTCTCGTGGAAGCTGATGCTCAAGCAACAGGACCAGGGGTGTTTTCACACTCGTTGCGGGTAGGAATACGTAGTTTAAGTAGGCGAGCACGTCAGCGATTAACTGCTGTGAAGCCAGAGCCACCACTATTAGAATGGCCGCATACTACCAATGATGTGGTGATACTACACTCAGATGACGTCGATAAGCATAAAGGTCACGTATATTGGCGCGGAAACTACTTGCGAGAAATTGTACGGGTGTTGGCAGTAATCGGTGCAAAATCGTGGAATGTTGAATCTGCAGAGATAGTTACTACTCCTGCTGGCGTTATGACACACTTAACCGCTTCGAATGCGCTGGGTTCGGAGTTTGATCAGATGGAATTTGTGCAAACATATAAATCTGGCACTTTTTCTACTTTGCCAATAATAACTGGAGCCACAACAGCAACTTTTTGGCAAGACGATATTATCGAGGTTCGCACTGCAGATCGACCAGGAGCACTAGGGGTCTTGCTTAGCGTGTTACCAGATATTTATTGGTTGCGGATGAGCAACCCAGGGGCAACTATGATTGTGCAGTGTCGCTTGCAACCGGGTTTTGTTCGCGCACAGGTGGAACGTGACGTGACCAAAAAGCTGGCGAGCGGCTAA